The proteins below are encoded in one region of Aquisphaera giovannonii:
- a CDS encoding FkbM family methyltransferase → MATQETIREIRTAGRRFIGRLARGMLPQRTLSLRHVEPGLRLTVDLRRNLMFWWGGLGRFEPYSVSVFRAAIRPGDVVVDVGANIGFFTTLFARLAGPGGRVVAFEPDPDNLRLLRGNVASLTGAAEVTLIEAAVGAERGTASFSFDRATGATGHLGATATMGGTLYGDGTPQVKETPVETVDAVADRLGVRPAVIKLDIEGGELDALRGARSTLVAHRPVVVSELGGEGGREVLSLLESAGYRLWNLETGRSVPDQDPSPAMAVAIHESCVDDDRGRRIRDALAALAG, encoded by the coding sequence ATGGCGACGCAAGAGACGATCCGGGAGATCCGGACGGCGGGGAGGCGGTTCATCGGGCGCCTGGCGCGGGGCATGCTGCCGCAGCGGACGCTCTCGCTCCGGCACGTCGAGCCGGGCCTGCGCCTGACGGTGGACCTGAGGCGCAACCTGATGTTCTGGTGGGGCGGGCTGGGCCGCTTCGAGCCCTATTCCGTGAGCGTCTTCCGGGCGGCGATCCGGCCCGGGGACGTGGTCGTGGACGTCGGGGCGAACATCGGGTTCTTCACCACGCTCTTCGCCCGGCTGGCCGGGCCCGGCGGGCGGGTCGTCGCGTTCGAGCCCGACCCCGACAACCTGCGGCTCCTCCGCGGGAACGTGGCCTCGCTGACCGGGGCCGCGGAGGTCACGCTCATCGAGGCCGCGGTCGGCGCCGAGCGGGGCACGGCGTCGTTCAGCTTCGACCGCGCGACGGGCGCCACCGGGCACCTGGGCGCCACGGCCACGATGGGGGGCACCCTCTACGGCGACGGCACGCCGCAGGTCAAGGAGACGCCGGTGGAGACCGTGGACGCGGTCGCCGATCGCCTGGGCGTCCGACCCGCCGTGATCAAGCTGGACATCGAAGGGGGAGAGCTGGACGCCCTCCGCGGCGCCCGGTCGACCCTCGTGGCGCACCGCCCGGTGGTCGTCTCCGAGCTCGGCGGCGAGGGCGGCCGCGAGGTGCTCTCGCTCCTGGAATCGGCCGGCTACCGCCTGTGGAACCTCGAGACCGGCCGGTCGGTCCCCGACCAGGACCCGAGCCCCGCCATGGCCGTGGCCATCCACGAGTCATGCGTCGACGACGACCGCGGCCGTCGGATCCGCGACGCCCTCGCCGCCCTGGCCGGATAG
- a CDS encoding TROVE domain-containing protein, whose amino-acid sequence MATINKPHQGSTHEGAPAARISPLAQLERSVMSCLLWEDEFYESGQAIGERIAELVARVPAEDAVRVAIRAKEEMRLRHAPLLVAREMLRTKEGRALAKEVIPRVILRPDDITEFLANYWKDNPDEPLAKQVKRRLGEAFRAFDEYQLAKYSGGKKAVTLRDAIRITRPKPSDDAQAALWGRLVKGELATPDTWEVALSKGGDKKEAWTRLLAEGRLGGLAALRNLRNMAKAGVDQESIRGAIRGLKAGRLLPINFLAAARANPQFEPELEAKFLDCFAGRVRLEGETILLVDVSGSMDAVLSAKSEMRRIDVACALAMIGRETFEHLRVFTFSNDLVEVPGRRGFALRDAIVGSQYHAGTNLGTALRRLPKASRLIVITDEQSHEPVPQLAGYLINVASARNGVGYGTWVHIDGWSDRVLDYIARHEATA is encoded by the coding sequence ATGGCGACCATCAACAAGCCCCACCAGGGATCCACCCACGAGGGCGCCCCGGCCGCTCGCATCAGCCCGCTGGCGCAGCTCGAGCGTTCGGTGATGTCGTGCCTCCTCTGGGAGGACGAGTTCTACGAGTCCGGCCAGGCCATCGGCGAGCGGATCGCCGAGCTGGTGGCTCGCGTGCCGGCCGAGGACGCCGTGCGCGTGGCGATCCGCGCCAAGGAGGAGATGCGGCTGCGGCACGCGCCGCTGCTCGTCGCCCGCGAGATGTTGCGGACGAAGGAGGGCCGCGCGCTGGCGAAGGAGGTGATCCCGCGCGTGATCCTCCGGCCGGACGACATCACCGAGTTCCTGGCGAACTACTGGAAGGACAACCCGGACGAGCCGCTGGCCAAGCAGGTCAAGCGGCGGCTCGGCGAGGCCTTCCGCGCATTCGACGAATACCAGCTCGCCAAGTACAGCGGCGGCAAGAAGGCGGTGACGCTCCGCGACGCCATCCGGATCACGCGGCCGAAGCCCTCGGACGACGCCCAGGCCGCGCTCTGGGGCCGCCTCGTCAAGGGCGAGCTCGCCACGCCGGACACCTGGGAGGTCGCGCTCTCGAAGGGGGGCGACAAGAAGGAGGCCTGGACGCGGCTCCTCGCCGAGGGCCGCCTGGGAGGCCTGGCCGCGCTCCGCAACCTCCGCAACATGGCCAAGGCCGGCGTGGACCAGGAGTCGATCCGGGGCGCCATCCGGGGCCTGAAGGCCGGCCGGCTGCTGCCGATCAACTTCCTCGCCGCCGCCCGGGCCAACCCCCAGTTCGAGCCCGAGCTCGAGGCGAAGTTCCTCGACTGCTTCGCCGGCCGGGTGCGCCTGGAGGGGGAGACCATCCTCCTGGTGGACGTCTCCGGCTCGATGGACGCCGTGCTCTCGGCCAAGTCGGAGATGCGGAGGATCGACGTGGCCTGCGCGCTGGCGATGATCGGCCGCGAGACGTTCGAACATCTTCGGGTGTTCACCTTCTCCAACGACCTGGTCGAGGTCCCCGGCCGCCGCGGCTTCGCGCTCAGGGACGCGATCGTGGGGTCGCAGTATCACGCCGGCACCAACCTCGGCACGGCCCTGAGGCGCCTGCCGAAGGCCAGCCGGCTGATCGTGATCACCGACGAGCAGAGTCACGAGCCCGTGCCCCAGCTCGCCGGCTACCTGATCAACGTCGCGAGCGCGAGGAACGGCGTCGGCTACGGCACCTGGGTCCACATCGACGGGTGGTCGGACCGGGTGCTCGACTACATCGCCCGTCACGAGGCGACCGCGTGA
- a CDS encoding Ig domain-containing protein: MATRRRDEILRKVLFTARPVLSNPQRRPVATCLLVAAACLVGCAASPSPALRVEDRFGRPVGDRGLTLVDWEGYLANPAIRLDVVAPEGLPYPATLTLRGDHPRLAFDLPSTAGADGPRKEVRLERAGRASIRVGIFPDRDGRDEDHSLRVELADARGTRSSRTIPLHVIDQDPEGDENGDDARPPRLSIVVDFTQDRTGFFDDEAHRDVARRAAADWSYFLDGEGQAAVAPGEESTLIWNPDGFRSVRTVTNAKMFAGYLLYAYGIDGPDLRSGGEPSPTSGFQSRGGQALPLRRSGGYEVEVKGNYNREGWRTDLADDDWWRATNLRRDRADLYSIAHHEIGHALIFNGHNPRFGDGKRAGTLREDRLRAYLGKDPAVDRTDHLPGTIDPASLRGAFGNEYHGAMPRGRWLITRADLIAARSVGYRLRLTSAFAPLAIETATLPAGRSGEPYAASLRATGGVPAYDWRVVAGTLPPGLSLDTFTGELRGTPEKPRLFELTVRVRDSDESAGEAGLSRAFRLEITGP; this comes from the coding sequence ATGGCGACGCGACGGCGTGACGAGATCCTTCGGAAGGTCCTTTTCACCGCTCGCCCCGTTCTCTCCAACCCACAGCGCCGGCCGGTCGCGACTTGCCTGCTGGTCGCCGCGGCCTGCCTCGTCGGTTGTGCAGCCTCGCCCTCCCCCGCCCTTCGCGTCGAGGACCGCTTCGGCCGGCCGGTCGGGGATCGGGGCCTGACGCTCGTGGACTGGGAGGGCTACCTCGCCAACCCGGCGATCCGGCTCGACGTCGTCGCGCCGGAGGGCCTCCCCTACCCCGCGACGCTGACCCTCCGCGGCGACCACCCGCGCCTCGCCTTCGACCTGCCGAGCACCGCTGGCGCGGACGGGCCGAGGAAGGAGGTCCGGCTCGAGCGCGCGGGGCGGGCCTCGATCCGCGTCGGCATCTTCCCGGACCGCGACGGCCGCGACGAGGACCACTCGCTTCGGGTCGAGCTTGCGGACGCACGCGGAACCCGGTCCTCCCGGACGATCCCGCTGCACGTCATCGACCAGGACCCCGAGGGGGACGAAAATGGTGACGATGCCCGGCCCCCTCGCCTGTCGATCGTCGTCGATTTCACCCAGGACCGCACGGGCTTCTTCGACGACGAGGCGCATCGCGACGTGGCCCGGAGGGCGGCGGCGGACTGGTCGTATTTCCTGGACGGCGAAGGGCAGGCCGCGGTCGCGCCCGGCGAGGAATCGACGCTCATCTGGAACCCGGACGGCTTCCGCTCGGTCCGGACCGTGACGAATGCGAAAATGTTCGCGGGATATCTCCTTTACGCGTATGGGATCGATGGCCCCGACCTCCGCTCGGGCGGCGAGCCCTCGCCGACGAGCGGCTTCCAGTCCCGCGGCGGGCAGGCCCTGCCGCTGCGGCGGTCCGGCGGCTACGAGGTCGAGGTCAAGGGCAACTACAACCGCGAAGGCTGGCGGACCGACCTGGCCGACGACGACTGGTGGAGGGCGACGAACCTCCGCCGCGACCGGGCCGACCTCTATTCGATCGCCCACCACGAGATCGGCCACGCGCTCATCTTCAACGGCCACAATCCGCGCTTCGGCGACGGGAAGCGGGCCGGGACGCTGCGCGAGGATCGGCTGCGGGCCTACCTGGGCAAGGACCCGGCCGTCGATCGGACCGACCACCTCCCCGGGACGATCGACCCGGCGAGCCTCCGCGGCGCCTTCGGCAACGAATACCACGGCGCGATGCCGAGGGGCCGCTGGCTGATCACCAGGGCCGACCTGATCGCCGCGAGGTCCGTCGGCTATCGCCTGCGGCTGACCTCGGCCTTCGCCCCCCTCGCGATCGAGACCGCCACGCTCCCCGCGGGCCGTTCGGGCGAGCCCTACGCCGCATCCCTCCGCGCCACGGGCGGCGTCCCGGCCTACGACTGGCGGGTCGTCGCGGGCACCCTCCCGCCGGGCCTGTCCCTGGACACCTTCACCGGCGAGTTGCGCGGCACGCCCGAGAAGCCGCGCCTCTTCGAGCTCACCGTCCGCGTCCGGGACAGCGACGAATCGGCCGGCGAGGCCGGGCTGTCACGAGCGTTTCGGTTGGAGATCACGGGGCCTTGA
- the bamE gene encoding outer membrane protein assembly factor BamE domain-containing protein: MSTRTGRTFHSIVWTVAALLAVLFALAYWFGEGHGSSLSQLARVRTGMSREQVVALLGRPGTVNCSEDGSESWYFTRWTFCQAKVYFAADGTVEETDHDH, translated from the coding sequence ATGTCGACGAGGACCGGACGGACGTTCCATTCCATTGTCTGGACGGTCGCCGCCCTATTGGCCGTCCTGTTCGCGCTGGCCTACTGGTTCGGCGAGGGACATGGCTCCTCGCTGTCGCAACTGGCACGCGTCCGGACGGGGATGTCCAGGGAACAGGTGGTCGCCCTACTGGGCAGGCCCGGGACCGTCAACTGTTCCGAGGACGGTTCCGAGTCGTGGTACTTCACGCGATGGACGTTTTGCCAGGCCAAGGTCTACTTCGCGGCGGACGGGACCGTGGAGGAGACGGACCACGACCACTGA
- a CDS encoding chemotaxis protein CheC, whose amino-acid sequence MPPVLSESQCRHLRMIFERGAAAASLALSRWLGEDVRLSISEVEQVDLAEAAGVLGPAEALVAACAMGLSGPLGGQILLVFEDRAGLALADLLLRQPPGTAKDWGELERSAAMETTNIVGCAYLNALAAHLPGGLAKPDGGDGPGEELVPSPPTFLHEFAGSLLEFALMDQALELDRVLLVHTAFATGRRELSLDWTLLFVPDHASLRALAGAIGELESH is encoded by the coding sequence ATGCCTCCCGTGCTGTCCGAGTCCCAGTGCCGGCACCTGCGGATGATCTTCGAGCGCGGGGCGGCGGCGGCGTCGCTGGCGCTCTCCCGGTGGCTGGGCGAGGACGTCCGCCTGTCCATCAGCGAGGTGGAGCAGGTGGACCTCGCCGAGGCCGCGGGCGTGCTCGGGCCGGCCGAGGCCCTCGTCGCGGCGTGCGCGATGGGGCTCTCCGGGCCGCTCGGCGGGCAGATCCTGCTGGTCTTCGAGGACCGCGCGGGGCTCGCCCTGGCCGACCTCCTGCTCCGCCAGCCCCCCGGCACCGCGAAGGATTGGGGCGAGCTCGAGCGGTCCGCCGCGATGGAGACGACCAACATCGTCGGCTGCGCGTACCTCAACGCCCTGGCGGCGCACCTGCCGGGCGGCCTCGCGAAGCCGGATGGGGGCGACGGCCCCGGCGAGGAGCTCGTGCCCTCGCCGCCGACGTTCCTGCACGAGTTCGCCGGCAGCCTGCTGGAGTTCGCCCTCATGGACCAGGCGCTGGAGCTCGACCGCGTGCTCCTGGTCCACACGGCGTTCGCGACCGGCCGTCGCGAGCTGTCGCTCGACTGGACCCTGCTGTTCGTCCCCGACCACGCCTCGCTCCGGGCCCTCGCCGGGGCGATCGGCGAGCTGGAATCCCATTGA
- a CDS encoding chemotaxis protein CheD, whose translation MAPTATNPPASPGPPGVISVAIGRWAVAAAPARIKTLLGSCVGVVLFDRVARVGGLAHIVLPDSRGAIDQPGKFADTAIPAMVADMEALLRVRAAGRVVAKLAGGASMFATGPAAQAGAALNIGRMNAEAAERILAGLRIPIVARDLGGESGRHLTMDTASGIVAIRIPGGADHEI comes from the coding sequence ATGGCCCCGACCGCCACGAACCCGCCCGCCAGCCCGGGGCCGCCGGGGGTCATCTCGGTGGCCATCGGCCGGTGGGCCGTCGCGGCCGCGCCGGCGCGGATCAAGACCCTCCTCGGCTCGTGCGTCGGGGTGGTGCTCTTCGACCGCGTGGCGAGGGTGGGCGGCCTGGCCCACATCGTCCTGCCCGACTCCCGCGGCGCGATCGACCAGCCCGGCAAGTTCGCCGACACGGCGATCCCCGCCATGGTCGCCGACATGGAGGCGCTCCTCCGCGTGCGGGCCGCCGGGCGCGTCGTCGCCAAGCTCGCCGGCGGCGCGAGCATGTTCGCGACCGGCCCGGCGGCCCAGGCGGGCGCCGCGCTGAACATCGGCCGGATGAACGCGGAGGCCGCGGAGCGGATCCTGGCCGGGCTGCGGATCCCGATCGTGGCCCGCGACCTCGGCGGCGAATCCGGCCGGCACTTGACCATGGACACGGCTTCGGGCATCGTCGCTATCAGGATCCCGGGAGGGGCCGATCATGAGATCTGA
- a CDS encoding response regulator, which translates to MSTGAGTGAKRLLVVDDALFMRRLIGDVAAEAGWEVAGEAANGEEAVSLYARLRPDLVTMDLVMPVMGGLEALRRIREHDPGARVIVVTALDQKQSLMDSIRDGAIDFIVKPFERERVVRLLRKLGGEAGASTGPPPGSGGT; encoded by the coding sequence ATGAGCACGGGCGCAGGCACCGGCGCGAAGCGGCTCCTCGTGGTGGACGACGCCCTGTTCATGAGGCGCCTGATCGGGGACGTCGCCGCCGAGGCCGGCTGGGAGGTCGCCGGCGAGGCCGCCAACGGCGAGGAGGCCGTGTCGCTCTACGCGCGGCTCCGGCCGGACCTCGTCACCATGGACCTGGTCATGCCCGTCATGGGGGGCCTGGAGGCCCTCCGCCGCATCCGCGAGCACGACCCGGGGGCGAGGGTCATCGTGGTGACGGCCCTGGATCAGAAGCAGTCGCTCATGGATTCCATCCGCGACGGCGCGATCGACTTCATCGTCAAGCCGTTCGAGCGAGAGCGGGTCGTCAGGCTGCTCCGGAAGCTCGGCGGCGAGGCCGGCGCCAGCACCGGGCCACCGCCCGGATCGGGGGGGACGTGA
- a CDS encoding protein-glutamate methylesterase/protein-glutamine glutaminase, whose translation MTGPGPAPGRKVRVLVVDDSALMRRLLSDLLGASPEVEVVGLAKDGRDAVLQASRLKPDVITLDVEMPEVSGLEALPLLLATHEAPVVMVSALTQAGADVTLQALELGAVDFMPKPEKNQFAEMRAHGDLLISKVLTAAESRVRRQRRPGSPPPSPSPSASPATPPSSQRPAAARPRLSAAGTAAACVAIGISTGGPQALSQVLPLLSPPMPPILIVQHMPGQFTKVFADRLGRACSLAVKEAAEGDVLQPDRVYVAPGGRHLSVAGPAARPRVAITDDEPVSGHKPSVDVLFRSVARHFQARAVGVIMTGMGRDGVEGCKAILAAGGLTLGQDEATSVVYGMNKAAFLEGAVKSQFALEDLAGILREL comes from the coding sequence GTGACCGGACCAGGGCCCGCCCCGGGCCGGAAGGTGCGGGTGCTCGTCGTCGACGACTCGGCGCTGATGCGCCGGCTGCTCTCGGACCTTCTGGGCGCCTCGCCCGAGGTCGAGGTCGTCGGCCTGGCGAAGGACGGGCGGGACGCCGTGCTCCAGGCGTCGCGGCTGAAGCCCGACGTCATCACGCTGGACGTCGAGATGCCGGAGGTCTCCGGCCTGGAGGCGCTGCCGCTGCTGCTGGCGACGCACGAGGCCCCCGTGGTGATGGTCAGCGCCCTGACGCAGGCCGGGGCCGACGTCACGCTCCAGGCCCTGGAGCTGGGCGCCGTGGACTTCATGCCCAAGCCGGAGAAGAACCAGTTCGCCGAGATGCGGGCCCACGGCGACCTGCTGATCTCCAAGGTCCTCACCGCCGCCGAGAGCCGCGTCCGACGGCAGCGGAGGCCGGGGTCGCCCCCCCCCTCCCCGTCCCCCTCTGCCTCGCCCGCTACGCCGCCGTCGTCGCAGCGCCCGGCCGCCGCCCGCCCCCGGCTCTCCGCCGCGGGCACGGCCGCGGCCTGCGTGGCGATCGGCATCTCGACGGGGGGCCCGCAGGCGCTCAGCCAGGTCCTGCCGCTGCTGTCGCCGCCGATGCCGCCGATCCTGATCGTCCAGCACATGCCCGGCCAGTTCACGAAGGTCTTCGCCGACCGGCTGGGCCGCGCGTGCTCGCTCGCCGTGAAGGAGGCGGCGGAGGGGGACGTCCTCCAGCCGGATCGCGTGTACGTCGCCCCGGGCGGCCGGCACCTCTCCGTCGCCGGCCCCGCGGCGCGCCCCCGGGTCGCGATCACCGACGACGAGCCGGTGAGCGGCCACAAGCCCTCCGTGGACGTCCTCTTCCGGTCGGTCGCGAGGCATTTCCAGGCGAGGGCCGTCGGCGTCATCATGACCGGCATGGGCCGCGACGGCGTCGAGGGCTGCAAGGCCATCCTCGCCGCCGGCGGGCTCACCCTCGGCCAGGACGAGGCCACCTCCGTCGTCTACGGCATGAACAAGGCCGCATTCCTCGAAGGCGCCGTGAAGTCCCAGTTCGCGCTGGAGGACCTGGCGGGGATCCTCAGGGAACTCTGA
- a CDS encoding type II toxin-antitoxin system RelE/ParE family toxin: protein MPATEVIFFQREDGSVPILDWLADLPRKARLKCLAKLARLEELGHELRRPEADILRDGIYELRVRLGTVNYRMLYFFHGRIAAIVAHGLAKEKAVPAGDIDEAIERKSRYEADPDRHRFRPQR from the coding sequence ATGCCCGCGACGGAAGTCATCTTCTTTCAGCGGGAGGATGGGTCGGTCCCCATCCTCGACTGGTTAGCCGACCTGCCTCGCAAGGCTCGGCTGAAATGCCTGGCGAAGCTTGCCCGACTCGAGGAACTCGGCCACGAGCTGAGGCGTCCTGAAGCCGACATCCTTCGTGATGGGATCTATGAGTTGCGCGTCCGACTCGGGACCGTGAACTATCGGATGCTCTACTTCTTTCACGGACGAATCGCGGCGATCGTGGCGCACGGGCTCGCGAAGGAGAAGGCCGTTCCGGCCGGGGACATCGACGAGGCGATCGAGCGGAAGTCCCGTTACGAGGCCGACCCCGACAGGCACCGATTTCGACCGCAACGATGA
- a CDS encoding helix-turn-helix transcriptional regulator, protein MPRKRRFASPALAHAYEKFVASEEDAAAVEEEMENAEVGRQIYDLRTKAGLTQAKLATLVGTTASVISRLEDADYDGHSLSMLRRIARALNRRVEIRFLPLESSP, encoded by the coding sequence ATGCCCCGGAAAAGACGATTCGCGTCGCCGGCCCTCGCGCACGCCTACGAGAAATTCGTCGCCAGCGAGGAGGATGCGGCGGCCGTCGAGGAAGAGATGGAGAACGCCGAGGTCGGGCGGCAGATCTACGACCTGCGGACCAAGGCCGGCCTGACCCAGGCCAAACTCGCCACGCTCGTCGGCACGACGGCCTCGGTCATCAGCCGGCTCGAGGACGCCGATTACGACGGCCATTCCTTATCCATGCTCCGCCGCATCGCTCGGGCCCTGAATCGTCGGGTCGAGATTCGTTTCCTCCCCCTCGAAAGCAGTCCGTGA
- a CDS encoding DUF1559 family PulG-like putative transporter → MSEHFEYAPEFGWIRRRTPKRGLNLVEVLVVVGLLGIVAGLLMPAVCTNCVTTRRGQCANNLRNIAVALVQYEQRYGAFPPAYTTDRDGRPLHSWRTLILPYLDQPDLYESIDLSKPWDDPVNTKAFATWVSPYHCPSSGAPENTTTYLANAAEGGLLMPDKPRRLAEVTDRLASTLMMIEVDEGHAVPWMAPTDADEALILGLTPGSKLPHPKGMNAAFVDGSVRYLEATTPPEGRRAMISIAGHDGPTEDPF, encoded by the coding sequence GTGTCCGAGCACTTCGAGTACGCCCCCGAATTTGGATGGATCCGGAGGCGCACGCCGAAGCGCGGGCTCAACCTCGTGGAGGTCCTCGTGGTGGTCGGGCTCCTCGGGATCGTGGCGGGCCTGCTCATGCCGGCGGTCTGCACCAACTGCGTCACCACGCGGAGAGGCCAGTGCGCAAATAACCTCAGGAACATCGCAGTCGCGCTCGTCCAGTACGAGCAGCGTTACGGCGCCTTCCCGCCGGCGTACACCACGGACCGGGACGGGCGGCCTCTACATAGCTGGCGTACCCTGATCCTGCCCTACCTCGACCAGCCGGATCTCTACGAGTCGATCGACCTGTCGAAGCCCTGGGACGATCCGGTCAACACGAAGGCCTTCGCGACCTGGGTGAGTCCCTACCATTGTCCCTCGTCGGGGGCGCCGGAGAACACCACGACCTACCTGGCGAATGCGGCCGAGGGCGGCCTGCTGATGCCCGACAAGCCCCGGCGCCTTGCGGAGGTCACCGACCGGCTCGCGTCCACCCTCATGATGATCGAAGTCGATGAGGGACACGCCGTCCCCTGGATGGCGCCGACCGACGCGGACGAGGCCCTGATCCTGGGCCTCACGCCCGGCTCGAAACTCCCCCACCCGAAGGGCATGAATGCGGCGTTCGTCGATGGATCCGTGCGGTACCTCGAGGCCACCACGCCACCCGAGGGTCGCCGGGCCATGATCTCGATCGCCGGGCACGACGGGCCGACGGAAGACCCGTTCTGA
- a CDS encoding DUF1559 family PulG-like putative transporter: protein MSTTFDHDPEFGGTIRKPEAGPGVIARVLRTLGCLGVIVLGIMLLSPAYRSAREAARRAACVNNLKQIALAMHNYAEEHGAFPPACTLDANGRRLHSWRVLLLPYLELEAFYKTIDLSKPWDDPANAKAAERMPSVYNCSASAKPNHTAEPFERFGNRPDNTTTYLANAAEGGLLRRGKPRRPEDVIDGLMETLMVIEADDREAVPWMAPIDADATLILGLSPDSKLAHPGGMNAAFCDGSVRFLKATLAASTRRAMITIDAGDGPHVETY, encoded by the coding sequence ATGTCCACCACCTTCGACCACGACCCCGAGTTCGGCGGCACGATCCGGAAGCCCGAGGCCGGGCCCGGCGTCATCGCCCGCGTCCTGAGGACGCTCGGCTGCCTGGGCGTGATCGTGCTCGGGATCATGCTCCTTTCTCCAGCCTACCGCAGCGCCCGGGAGGCGGCCCGCCGCGCCGCGTGCGTCAACAACCTCAAGCAGATCGCGCTGGCGATGCACAACTACGCGGAGGAGCACGGCGCCTTCCCCCCCGCCTGCACCCTCGATGCGAACGGCCGCCGGCTGCATAGCTGGCGCGTGCTGCTGCTCCCCTACCTCGAGTTGGAGGCGTTCTACAAGACGATCGACCTGTCGAAGCCCTGGGACGACCCGGCCAACGCGAAGGCCGCCGAGAGGATGCCGAGCGTCTACAACTGTTCCGCGTCCGCCAAGCCCAACCACACGGCGGAGCCCTTCGAGCGCTTCGGGAACAGGCCCGACAACACGACGACCTACCTCGCCAACGCGGCCGAGGGCGGCCTGCTGAGGCGCGGCAAGCCCCGGCGCCCCGAGGACGTCATCGACGGCCTGATGGAGACCCTCATGGTCATCGAGGCCGACGACCGGGAGGCCGTCCCCTGGATGGCCCCGATCGACGCCGACGCGACGTTGATCCTGGGCCTGTCGCCCGACTCGAAGCTCGCCCACCCGGGCGGCATGAACGCCGCGTTCTGCGATGGCTCGGTCCGGTTCCTCAAGGCCACGCTCGCCGCATCGACGCGCCGGGCCATGATCACGATCGACGCCGGCGACGGGCCCCATGTCGAGACGTACTGA